The Palaemon carinicauda isolate YSFRI2023 chromosome 20, ASM3689809v2, whole genome shotgun sequence DNA segment tgcgtccaaaaacaacatcaaatcctgGTAGgcgacgagaagatctactccctttcataggttctcgtctgccacccaccactccaggtccgaccgttccgcagatcccatagggatcaagatgtccggggagtcgagtccttgactccaccaggacttcagtcgccactgaagggatctcatcctgaggcgactgttggggacgagacgggttagagaggagaggtggcagaggagacgaagccacgattgggctcgGAGTTCCTCtcgagtgaggaaaggtctcgcgaccttcctcagccttgctatcctttcgtctgatgggaaggctttgtggagattgatataccagtttctgagagggctgcagagaagacttctcgaggtttaccacgatccccagatctcggcaaacctcgaggagcttgtctcggtggcggagaagggatgcctccgagtctgccaggaccagccagtcgtccaggtaacgaaggagatggatgccgatcctgtgcgcccatgaagagatgatggtgaagactctagtgaacacctgaggtgctgtggagagaccgaaacacaacaccttgaactggtagatcttgtgatctaggcaaaatctgaggtacttccttgaagacggatggatcgggatctggaagtacgcgtccttcagatccagtgtgcacataaagtctcgAGGTCTCACTGCAAGcttgaccgtgtccgctgtctccatgctgagctgagtctgtttgacaaacccgttcagggtcgagagatcgatgactggtctccagcctccagacgcctttctcacaagaaagagtcgactatagaagcctggagacccgtccacgacctcctggagcgcgtccttctccaacatggtctggactttggcctgaagggcctgcccttttgccaaccccatggcaagagagctcaacgacactggatccgctgtcaggggatgtagagatgccgtgaacgggacgtgatacccttgagagatcacagagatcgtccaggtatcctccccgagttgctgccaccttgctgcgaaATTCTGAAGGCATGCCCATACTGGtgaacatgcagggggattgccacccctagcgtttctggcctcggctggtacctctagggtacttgcttcccctggaggacttcttgccccttctgcccttggcaggaaagggcttagacacattgggcttcgctgctacggttGTCTTTTTCGTgtccttggcagggcggggctgctgtactgccggaggcttgtagggccttgatgtcagggccctatggatgagggaatcctgattggacttcctccacctctcggcagtgagctccacgtccttaggctcgaacagactcttaccgaggacggaagagtgtctgagcctactagtCTCGGCACTGGAAACCTTATAATGAAACCTTTCAGCCACcacgtcccgacgcttgaggaccgtgttggcccacaagctcgcgacctagtgggacaggaactcgatggtccgagtgcccgaaaggaggaaggtctccagcgctttcctggtgcttccttggagagatcctcggaccgcaccaggatgcccagagaccccagccagatgtctagccatgaagcggcctgcatggcgcacttgatgaccttctcctgactctggatctcagtggccgagaaggacacgtgccggttggagagtctctcaagagggactccccctgtgagtttttccacggagtggtgtaggggaaaactcagagaagactcctcaaggatctcaaaatacctcctccctcctgaaggaggagggaggagcatattcccggcactcgacctgctggaggaggcaagctccgcgagttgtccctcgatcttatctctggcactcttcatcccctgagaccaaggcagagctgcactggccctagagggcatTTGAGTGCCATAGACACGATCCAGAACTGTGTCCTTCCCTTCCCGAGGAGGGACAtcaggatctgggatcccgtttagactcctcatgagggtcaggacttatCAGAATACATGTTCCGACTCCTGGTGCTCGCCTACtgatggacttgcagcgaagtctcctgtccccaagggctcttcctggggggacacgtgggcatcctcgaccgccctaggctgctcctgtctgatcctggccgatgacttaggaatcgtcttagagtccttagattccctcctgggtgggatacaggactccaaaagcgaaggaggcaggtccttctccacctcaagacgaggagacctctcggaaGGGGGATAaacttcctccattggtgcgacgGGGAAGTCCTCCTGTtcgaccgactcccctgaggaggggtattcctcctccgcaggggagggcgagaaggtctgaggtggAGTAGGAACCTTGCCTAAGGATTTGCGAGGGGAGAGCCTAggtctcggaggaggatccacgggcgagacgcctctcttcctcttcagggggaagGAAACCGCCACTGgttcgcgacccgaatcagagagggctggcttaatcgcctgcacaagagctctgaggagggtatcgaaccacggctgttgactgacagcggcgctgtcagacactccctctgaagggaaggggatcgaaggatccctaggaggagtcaacAAACAAGGGTTCGCCTtctgggctgaaaaagaagaatcccTAAACCTGCCCTGGGAGCACCCACCTTCTGGCAAGCGCGCTGGTTTGCGCTTGTGGGGAGGGGAGCGTGACAAGGGAGAATCCGCCTGTAGGCGGTCGTGCTGGGGCTCGTAAACCAGGCCTGGAATAGGGTCGCGCACGTAAGGGTAGCGCAAAGCTGGAAAATCGCGAGCAAGAGCCAAATCGCGCGCGCACCCACGTGGGAGGGTgatgctggaaaatcgcgcgcgcgCGCACCCGCGTGAGTGGGGGCAGGCGCgagggagcgatggcgcgcagattGATCAATAGCGTGGTCACGCGTTGGCGATCTGTGAGCGCGAGCCGGAATGAGGCAGCGAAAGTGCGTTGGTGATGGTGTCGGCGTATGGCGATCAAGAACTGGATCAGGAACTGGTcaaacgcgcgggcgcgcagcgacctggtgtgATCCGGAAGGGTGCGAGAAGACAGGGGCACCTGTGCGCGTGTCTGGAAGAACTCGCTGCGAGGGCGATAGTACTGTAGCAGGGTCGCGAGAGACCTGAGGGCGACGGTCGGGAAGGACCGGTCTGTTCGCCTGTGAGGTCGCTAACTGCGCAGGTGATTGTGGGCGCGTATAGCGTgcatcaggaacaggtcgcaccGGAGTTCGCTGTTTCGGAGGTCGCATGTTGCGAACAGCGTGATGGAGTTCTGGAGCGCCCGCGGTTGCCTTGAACACAGGCACAGGGCGCGTAGCTGGAACTGGATGCGTTAGATGAGCGTCGCGCGCGATAGTGTCGGCAGCAGACTCGCGCGGTTCCAGAGGGGgccgtgagcgcctgtgcgctgacTTAGCCATCTCTGGAACAACGTGCTGAGTCGGCGCGACACGTGatcgcgtaggagagcgcttgggCGCTGGAACAGGAATTGCGCGCAAACGCGCATCACGAACCTCCTTTGCAGCATGAACCTTTTGGTGAGCGCGATGATTCCAAGGCGACACCTGGGTGCGTTGGAGAGTGTGTGAGCGCTGAAGTTGGAATCGCGCGCAAACGCGCGTCACATTTCTCTCCCgtggggcgcgacgagtccgcaggaacctgtgggcacCTG contains these protein-coding regions:
- the LOC137659646 gene encoding uncharacterized protein, which translates into the protein MAKSAHRRSRPPLEPRESAADTIARDAHLTHPVPATRPVPVFKATAGAPELHHAVRNMRPPKQRTPVRPVPDARYTRPQSPAQLATSQANRPVLPDRRPQVSRDPATVLSPSQRVLPDTRTGLVYEPQHDRLQADSPLSRSPPHKRKPARLPEGGCSQGRFRDSSFSAQKANPCLLTPPRDPSIPFPSEGVSDSAAVSQQPWFDTLLRALVQAIKPALSDSGREPVAVSFPLKRKRGVSPVDPPPRPRLSPRKSLGKVPTPPQTFSPSPAEEEYPSSGESVEQEDFPVAPMEEVYPPSERSPRLEVEKDLPPSLLESLPVPIPSPSASLIMSPILSPPSVPVTPLPTSREVSPDTIASLESKFEKKFHVSAYTTVTSSVDPLVRQQDSTKHHWKGVSFGDQLSTESSDSTPVRRQTADFDSVVEQPILSSSRSVTRQTVEPFPSTSHATDNCSGATPPVSIVSKSTTPVASTSTLKEESLVPLLRQLQEQMNWMKENKQGMKNNELNQ